AGGGAATATATCTACACGCTTCACAGATACTCACCTCTCTCCTAACAGGTAATATGTGGTCACAGGTGATGGAAAAGGACAACACAAGTTCTTTTGAAAGATTCATCCTTGTGGGCTTCTCTGATCGTCCCCACCTAGAGCTGATCCTCTTTGTGGTTGTCCTCACTTTTTATCTGCTGACTCTTCTTGGCAACATGACCATCATCTTGCTTTCAGTTCTCGATTCCCGGCTACACACACCAATGTATTTCTTTTTGGCCAACCTCTCATTCCTAGACATGTGTTTCACCACAGGTTCCATCCCTCAGATGCTCTACAACCTTGGTGGTCCAGATAAGACCATCAGCTATCTCCGTTGTGCCATTCAGCTCTACTTCGTCCTGGCTCTGGGAGGAGTGGAGTGTGTCCTCCTGGCTGTCATGGCATATGACCGTTATGCTGCAGTCTGCAAACCTCTGCACTACACTGTCATCATGCACCCACGTCTCTGTGGGCAGCTGGCTTCAGTGGCATGGTTGAGTGGCTTTGGCAATTCTCTCATAATGGCACCCCAGACGTTGATGCTACCTCGCTGCGGGCACAGGCGGGTGGACCACTTTCTCTGTGAGATGCCAGCACTAATTGTCATGGCCTGTGTAGATACCATGACCCTTGAGGCATTAGCATTTGCCTTGGCAATCTTTATCATCTTGGCACcactcatcctcatcctcatctctTATGGTTATATTGTACAAGCTGTACTTAGGATCAAGTCAGCTGCTGGACGAAAGAAAGCCTTCAACACCTGTAGCTCCCACCTCATTATTGTCTCTCTCTTCTATGGTACGATCATATACATGTACCTCCAGCCAGCAAACACTTATTCTCAGGACCAGGGCAAGTTCCTTACTCTTTTCTATACAATTGTCACTCCCAGTGTTAACCCCCTGATTTATACACTGAGAAACAAAGATGTTAAAGAGGCCATGAAGAAGGTACTAGGGAAAGAGGGTGCAGAAGTACAGTAAAAAGTCATCAGATTTGGGGATTGTCTTTTGACCCAACTTCTATACATGTTGTTAGAGCTAGCAAATAAAGGAATGTTCTGACATTACAGACTAAAGAGGCACTTACTGAGATGGGGAATTCAATGGTTTAGCTAAGTTGAGAAAACGCAATATTCCTGAGTTGACAGTCACTTGTACTCCTCTCAAGTCTGTGTAAGTCAAGTATTCATCACTAGGAGGGCTCCAATCCAGGATCAAACAGTGATCTGTGCTTGCAAAATACTAGCCATGAATGTAGACACGAGGCATTTTGTACCTATTCTAGCTTCCATCACAATGATTTGTACTTAATAGCTCCTCAACATATATGAAAAGAATGAACTTAACAAGTGGTGaagaaaaatacttattttatctAGGAAGTTCAAATGAGCTTTTATAGTGCCAAATGGCTGAATGAGAGGCAGTATAAATTATTCAGTTTTCTAGCATTTTAGTATCTCCAATAGTATAACTTACATGTGGCTCCTgcatattttgaattatttatataattcAGTTTAATGGTATTTATGTTTGACTTTCTGAGGCaacagagaataaagaaaaaaagatataaagcAAGACCACGATGCATTTGCTTTATAGAGAAGGAAGAATTTATTGTTCATATTCAATATTTGTTCATACTTTATTAATGACCAAAGAAGACTAAGGGTCTTCTTgcttaaaatatttgaagattatTAATCTCTATTTTTTCCACATGTTATCAGGATAAACTTGGATAGAGGTAGAGAAGAATGAGATGAACTCTGGGGAACTGTTGGAATATTTATGATTGATTATTCTctggatgttgaatttttcaCATTTACACTAACGACTACAGTACCTCACTAGTTATAACAATTAAATGATgtgtattaaatgaatgaatcttaAAGGCAGACATGTTTCTTCAGACCTGAAATATTATAAATTGGATGAATCCCATCTCATCACCTAGGAAAACATATATTATGTTGGAATTTCTGCAAGTGAATAAGTATTCCAAATTTTGGGAGTATTGACTGTATTATCATTAGGAACTGGAGTTAACAATTTCTCATTTAAgccctttcaaaatatttaagaaagtttAGGTTAATCCAGAGGCCCCAAAAGAAATACCAAATATCTAATAAATTTTTCTCAAAACATCATTCTCAGACATAATGTgtacatttttcctatttttgagCACTAACTTTTGAGCTTTGTCCAGATAGATTAGGTTTGCATTTTAGATTAGTTAGGGCTTGTAAGAATGGGTTTGGGGTTTAGTTTTGATTATTCACATAAGAAGGTagaaaaattagaatatattGATTCTTCTTAATTTATAAACTAAGTAAAAGGTGATGCTGAGCTGTGATTATGTTTACTGCAGCCCATGTACAGAATATGGAGACTTGCAGTTTAGCATTTTTCATCTCTCCCACTAAAAAATGACTTATAGTATGTGTCCTACTGGCATAAAAATATACTATACATTTCTACATAAATGAAAAGTCCTTTTCAAATCAGTCCCTATTCAATAATGAttacaatattttttaatcttatctCTATGCAATTTAGATACATATTACATTAGAATCAATAATACCTTGGAGTAGGGGCAAGAGATTGAGACAGAGTATAAATCTCTGTGGATATACTGATTTTGGAAGCTCCCTATGGGATTCCCAAAAAGTTCCTTTCAAAACTTCCCTTTTCCCCCCACAAGGGGTAATTTTCATAGCACTCTTCTCTAAAAAATTTAGAACCACGAATTAGAGGTTATAGGGCATAATATGTATCAGATCTCGAGGGGAAAAAAGGTGACTAAGTTCTTAATACCATTATGATGGCTCAGCATCACCATTTACTTAATTTATAGTGTAGTCTGAAAAGTTTACCTAGTTTACTTACTTATGCTTAGAATAATCAAATATATTCTAACTGTTCTGCCATTTCCTGGGAATAACAGGATATTCTCCATAATGAAAATAGCAGaaacatttcattttcatcttctgtaGATTCTTCCCTTCACTAATCTGTGCTTCTTCCTTATGGACTGACCTTTTACATAGAGCAGATGGAGGTTTGGGTAGAAATGAGCATCAGGATTCAACCCACTGTTCACAATTCTATTTCTCTTAGCTAAAGTGCTTAAATTTCttccaagagaaataaatatcACATACatgcttgtgtatgtgtgtgtgtgtttatactcactgtgattttaaattaaaagccGTAAGAAGatagctcaataaatgcttactaATCAGATTATCAGATCATCTTCCATCTTGTTGTCTTGATAGGCGGTACAAAGACCCTGAGGATAAATTaacctattttatattttgtctatATTCACATTTTGCTCTccacattcactcattcagcaaatatatattgtgtcaggcattgttctgGGAGTACTAGAACAAAATACACAAGAAAATGGCCATTGCATTGTGCCTACATTCCAGtggataaaagagaaaatagacaaattttaaaaagaaaacttacgATAGTAACATTTATAAGAGTTGTGAAGATAAGTATAACAGGGACACGTTCTAGGAAATATGGGAGGGCTCCAGTTTTAAATGGAGAAATTCGAGGAAGAGCTTGGAAAATATATTTGAGCAAAGACATGATGGAGATAAGCAAGCAAGGTAGAAATCTGGGGAAGAGGGCTCCCAGCAGAGGGAGTAGCAAGCACAATATTTAGGTCAGAAAAATGCGAAGGAACTGGAGAAGAGGATTAAGAAGTGTTCGGTGAGTAGGAGGAAGATCaaaagcttcagttttcttggaAGAAGAGAGCAAAAAGCGTTTCCAGAAGGAATGAGTGATCAACTTTAAAATGCTGCTAATAGGTCAGCTGAAGTCTATTTCCTGACCT
This genomic window from Camelus bactrianus isolate YW-2024 breed Bactrian camel chromosome 20, ASM4877302v1, whole genome shotgun sequence contains:
- the LOC105084112 gene encoding putative olfactory receptor 2W6, with translation MWSQVMEKDNTSSFERFILVGFSDRPHLELILFVVVLTFYLLTLLGNMTIILLSVLDSRLHTPMYFFLANLSFLDMCFTTGSIPQMLYNLGGPDKTISYLRCAIQLYFVLALGGVECVLLAVMAYDRYAAVCKPLHYTVIMHPRLCGQLASVAWLSGFGNSLIMAPQTLMLPRCGHRRVDHFLCEMPALIVMACVDTMTLEALAFALAIFIILAPLILILISYGYIVQAVLRIKSAAGRKKAFNTCSSHLIIVSLFYGTIIYMYLQPANTYSQDQGKFLTLFYTIVTPSVNPLIYTLRNKDVKEAMKKVLGKEGAEVQ